A segment of the Cricetulus griseus strain 17A/GY chromosome 6, alternate assembly CriGri-PICRH-1.0, whole genome shotgun sequence genome:
ctcacaaccatctgtaatgagatctgatgccctcttctggcatgcaggcagagcactgtatacataataaataagtaaatacataatagataagtaaataaataaggcaGGGCTGATTtaaaagggttttgttgttgttgttgttgttgttgttgttgtttttatgatCAGTCCAAACTGTGATACTTTAGTTTCTTCCCTAAAAACAGGATTTCCATTTCCTAAACCTGATGTGGTCTCCAGGTTGGATCAAGGAGAGCCATGGATCCCAGATCTGCTCAGCTCCAAGGAGAAGGATGTCCCAAAAAGCAACAGCACAGGAGACAAACAAGTTTATACTGATCCATTGCCATCCAAGAGAGATAAAAGTAGCTGGGTAGAACAGGATCTCTGGGGTTTTGATGATGAGAAGGTGGTGGGTGTACACTGGGGCTATGAAGAGACTAGAACACTCCTTGCAATTCTCAGTCAGACTGAATTTTATGAAGCTCTCCGAAACTGCCGTAGGAACAGCCAAGTGTATGGGGCTGTAGCTGAGAAACTTCGTGAGTATGGCTTCCTCCGGACCCTGGAACAGTGCCGAACCAAGTTCAAAGGCCTTCAGAAGAGCTACAGGAAGGTCAAGAGTGGTCATCCACCTGAAACCTGCCCCTTCTTTGAGGAGATGGAAGCTCTGATGAGTGCCCAGGTCATTGCATTGCCCATTAGTGTCATGGAAGAAGCCACTTCCCATCCTAGCCAGGCAGACACTGAAACTGAGGAGCCAGGGCAGAGGGCCTGGCAGcatgaggaaggagaagagactGTGGCTGAAGGGTCTGACAGTGATGACCTGGAGGCCATCCCCCAGGACCCTGACAATCCACCTGCATCTGTCGTCTTCCGAAGCCCAAGTGGTAAGAAGCTTTTCTTGGGCTTTTGGGATTAGGTATGAGGAGCAGTGAAACTGGGCGTGGAGCCAGCCAGTCACCTGCCAGCTTGGCCACTTTAATAGGGAACAGAGGTACTTCTTAACTCTGtatattttattctcttctgGGAGCAAATGAGATAATAGTAAaggatagatttttttctttctttttttaatgcctGGGGCCTTacgcacatgctaggcaaacactactCTATTAAGTTACATCTCAAACTTCAGACAGGATTTTTCAAAGAAATACACCCAAATAATCCAAATGTTTTCAAAGgggtaattattttaaaaaatacttttcctGTTTATAAAGCAGGtttactgaaaaaaatgacactttgttgttttattcctttttaaacagtgaatttttaaaaatgtagataaATCATGGCTGAAGCAAAATGCTTTTCATTATCTTTGTTCTTCTCATCTTTTCCTGCCTCTCCACTTTTTCTCCCATCTTTTGGTTCTTTCCTGTTCTCCTTTACTTCCACTAAGTGGAAAATGACAGAAGGAAGTGTTCTCAGTCGGGAGAAGACTGTGTGAAACTTTCCTCTTTCCTTAGACACCTTCAACTAGTAGCCTGGTTTACCACTCTCTGTTCTTTCCTAAAAGCACAAAAGTGAGACCTGCAGTGCAGCATGTGTGCTTGCTTCTTTCCTCATTCTGGCCTCCGCAGTCCTCCACCCAAAGATAAAGTGCATGACTATAAGACCCTGCAGGTCTTTGTTCTTGCTGGGGTTGCTTAATGGAGATAGTAACAGATGAGGATAGGCCAAGACAGGAATTTGCTAACAGTATGATTCTGAAAGAGGCTGGTCCTTGGAGTTTTAAGTCATTCTTTTTAATTATCTAAAATTttacaaatgttattttaaaaaaattgtcaattcaaaacaaaacaaagacacaccaaaattaaccagattAGTTTGAGTATTGATTCTGAAGCCATAAAGCTTCACATTGGATTTTACACTTTGACTATCAAATATTAAATCATTCTATGGGAAGAAAATAGGTGTGGAGTAAATTTATCAgagaagttagggatggtgaatTGTGGCTGACAACAATTGTGGATCTTTTTTTCCTGACCAGTGATTTTTCTAGTTGGGATCAAAATTCTGGAAAGATCAGTAGATGGGAAGAGAAATACACTCTATACACTCTATACTTAGTCTATCAATACTTAGTTGCtctcattactgtgacaaaatccCAGACAGTGGCAacctaaggaaggaagggcttg
Coding sequences within it:
- the Zscan29 gene encoding LOW QUALITY PROTEIN: zinc finger and SCAN domain-containing protein 29 isoform X3 (The sequence of the model RefSeq protein was modified relative to this genomic sequence to represent the inferred CDS: deleted 1 base in 1 codon), encoding MLTAALQEIPLPRGGRATRGFQPTVGTLLSVAKARGALQGADCGIVGARAVPDCATWGDPELGTKTVSRKWRGGSDTGGRLRKRAWTTWTFGFPFPKPDVVSRLDQGEPWIPDLLSSKEKDVPKSNSTGDKQVYTDPLPSKRDKSSWVEQDLWGFDDEKVVGVHWGYEETRTLLAILSQTEFYEALRNCRRNSQVYGAVAEKLREYGFLRTLEQCRTKFKGLQKSYRKVKSGHPPETCPFFEEMEALMSAQVIALPISVMEEATSHPSQADTETEEPGQRAWQHEEGEETVAEGSDSDDLEAIPQDPDNPPASVVFRSPSGKKLFLGFGIRYEEQ